TACAGTCACTGTTACCATTCTAGATGCAACATCCTGACGGAGGGGAACGTTTGGTTCCTGGGTACATACGTACCCTATATGAAAAAAAAAATTAGTAATTCAATAAAAAGTCGAAAATTTctaaaaatatttttgaaaaaaacTTGACCTTCCATTGTACTAGTAAGAAAAGTTCCAACAAAATAAAATTCCTCTTTGACTTCTTTTCAAAAAAGACGAATTTTCAGTCAAAATAGCGTGAACAGTGACCTATAATAGCAAATAAATTTTGTCTTTTTCGCTGTGAAGTCAACGTAATTTCTTTTTTTGTGAAAATTCATATACTAGTGCGCAGGTAAGTCAAGTTTATTCTAAAAATAGTTTCTTAACTATTTTGACTTTTTGTTTAATCATTAAAAAAATCCCCATATAGGGTACATATGTACCCAGGAACCATTGGGTATTTCCCCATCCTGACACCTTAACTAGCTTTCCTAGACTACCTATAAACTGAAAAAGAAAACGACAGCCACGTCTCACCCACTACTTATTTGTTCATGCCACCAGATCAGCAAGAGAGTTTTCGATGTGACCAGGAGCGACTTCGTAGACTCGTCAAAACTGGATGGATCCACACAGGAGGATGGCATGAAGGTTGCCGAGCTCCTGGACGCGGAAAACATGGCCAACATACCGTTCGAGCTGTACAAGACCCAGACCACTGCTGTTGTTTCCAGGGAGGAGTTCCTGGATGTCGTGTGCGACGCCCTCACCTTGTACAAGTATGTCGGGCCCAATCAGAGAGCCGACCTGCTCCTTGCCTGCAGGTAACTGCATAGCACCTTTCGCCAACCTTGTATATTTTCCAAGATCATTTCAAGATATGCAACTGAACTCTGACACCAAACTTCAACAAGTTGAATGGCTTCTGTGAAATGTTCTTCTGATAGGAATTCGTTCCATCAATGACCTTTACTTTTATGTGTTCCATGTGTTCTACATCAGGATAAAGGAGAGGAAAGAATCAGTGACAGTACTCTTGTGTGGCACAAGTGGATGCGGCAAGTCCACTCTATCATCCTTGTTGGTAAGTGTTGATCTTCTAGTTAGGGAAACCCTTCGTTGGTGGATAAAAGTTGATGAACCCCTTGCGCTCACGCTTACTATACAGTGTATATCCATGGAAAACCATGTTGCTTGCTACAGGTGAATTGGGTGATAATTCTGCAATTCCTTACTCCTGTCTTTTTTGTTTTCTCCCAGGGTAACAGGTTGGGTATCACAACCGTGGTTTCTACCGACTCTATACGGCACATGATGAGGAGTTTCGTAGAAGAGAAAGAAAACCCTCTGCTCTATGCGTCAACCTACCACGCCGGAGATTGTCTAGACCCCGTTGCGGTTGCCCAAGCTAAGGCAAAAAACAAGGCCAAGAAACTCTCTGTTATTTCTCATTCAAATGCTGATGCAGACAAAGATGCTGGCACTTCATCAGATGAGAAGTGCCATAATTGCACATCCTCCTCGGACTCGCCTCCTAGTAGAACTGAAGTTCCCAGCAAAAAGCAGATGGCGATAGAAGGATACAAGGCACAGAGTGAGATGATCATTGGCAGCCTTGACAGATTAATTACGACGTGGGAGGAGCGGAAAGAATCTTTAATTGTAGAAGGGGTTCATTTAAGCCTGAATTTTGTGGTATGTATGGTCAAGAACTATATGCTATTctcctcacacacacaaaaaaagaaTCATGTTGTTTACCTGTACTATTTTGTTTCCTTAGTGATTGCATTCTTGTCTTTCTCTTAATAATTGTCTAATATATGATAGATGGGGCTGATGAAGAAACATCCCTCCGTGATACCATTTATGGTATACATCACGAACGAGGAGAAGCACATGGAACGGTTTGCGGTCCGTGCAAAGTACATGACGCTTGATCCAGCAAAGAACAGGTACGTCAAATACATACAGAACATCAGAGCAATCCAGGAATACCTCTGCAACCGGGCCGACAAGCATCGAGTGCCGAAGGTCAACAACACCAACGTAGACCGGAGCGTGGCGGCCATACACGCCACGGTTTTCAGCTGCCTTCGCCGGCGGGAGGCGGGGGAGCAGTTTTATGACCCACATACAAACACAGCAGCTATGGTGGATGAAGAGTACAGGAGCCAGTGCGCCGCAAACTCGTCGAGCTCCAAGGGGATGTTTCAGCTGATTCAGAGGAAGGGGTCGTCTAGGAATCTGATGGCGCTGCTTAACACCGACGGTTCCGTTGCGAAGGCGTGGCCTGTCGATGCCGGCGACGGCAGTGGAAACGGAAATGATGGCACGGGCAGTGAGAAGTCTGTCGGAAATCCTATGTATGGCCCGCTGCAAATCGGGAAGGCAGAGCCTGTCAATCTTCAGTTTGGCTCTTTTGGGATTAGTGCGTGGCCAAGTGATACCGGATGCACCAGTCATGCTGGGAGTGCCGATGACTCCAAGGCTGATGGCACAGACACAGGGAGTAGGTATTTATCCTCGTGTTGCAGCACACCAAAGATGTCAGATGATAATTCCAAAGAGGTTTGCATCTTAAAGTAATCCTTTATGTTATTACGTATATTTCGCAATTGGCTTTGTGCATAGAAAATGAGTTACGCTATGGTAAGAATTTAATGTTTGTCATGGCTCACAAGTCAAGGCAGTTATGTGCATTGATAGATTATGAAAGCTTCAGATTTCTTGTATACGGCACTTATATGTTGCCTAGTATTAGTTGGTAAAATGCTAATTCTGTACTTGGCCTGACACTGCTTCATCTCATACAGATACAGCTTGTAGATGAGTATTCAGTGTTCGACagcgaagaagaagcagaggaagtCGATGCTGGTGATGCAGAGACAGATGACGATGATCTAACTGACAAAGAAAAGGAAATTCAGGAGGTAGTGTGAAAAAAACACGTATTATTCTTCATCCTTCCTGCTCCTTTTCTCTGCACGGTAATGTCATGACAATAATGTCTGGCATGAAGAAATACGTTAACTTGCTTCTGGGAAAATCTTACGAAAGCTGCTGCTACGATAATAAAGAAAACTATAATGAGGTAAAGTTTGTAGTGGTTTGTGCTAGTGGTACAAAAATTTGAAGTCAGCCTCATTCTTTGCTGTAGATGAATAAAATGAGTATGCTGTGCTGCAGTTTTATCAACATACCAACTGTTGCGGTGCTGCATTCTACCTAGAGAGACACCATTGAGTCGAATAGGAAAGTTCAGGGTACCTATAACTGATTGTCCATTCTTCTGTCCTTGATGAAAAAACACGAAGCAGATGGAGGAAGCAGGGTCGGTGGACGAGCAGTCGACCAAGTCGGACGAGGAGTACCTAGACCTGGCCATGAGAGAAAACGGCTACTGGTCCGACGATGAGCAGCAGACCACCCTGATGAAGCAGCCCCCGGCCCCGGGCGCAGGAGGCGGTGAAGATGATGATAACAATGCCATGAAGAAGGCTGACAACAACCTGAACCAGTTGCTGGAGATGGGAAACGACGGCGGCGCAGAGATGCCATGCGCCCACCCTCTGACAATGAACAGCGGGAACCGTGGCTGCGACGCCAAGGTGAGGCGACGATGCGCACTCGGCCCGGAAGGGCTGTTGTAGAACCGGTGCCGCCATGTCGGTTGCGAATCAGCAGTGTGGTTGTGGAGTGGGGCCTGAAGTTCCCATGATCCAGTAGGTGCTGCTGGATCCCATCATATTCACCTGAGATGGAGTTAAGCTAGATAGATAGCTAGCTATCTACTGTAGCtgtgttgttgttcttgttgtaaGATGGTAGCAAGTAGCATCCCATCATATGCTGTTGTATTAGTTTCTGAAGTAGATCAGGGGAGAGGAGCAGACTATCCTTCCCTCCCTGACAGGATGGATCATGGATggacacataattatatatacatatacatgAGTAGTAGCAAAATGAACATGAAGAATTCCCCTTGATTGATTGATTCATGGCAGAAGAACAGTTGGATACTTGCTAGATTGACTGACTGCAGAAATTACTACTGAAAAAGAGGCAGCTTTGCTAATTGGTGGTGGTGGTTTTAGCGCGGACGGGGACGGCGCCGGAGCCGTCGCAGGCGGTGCAGGAGCGGGTGGAGGAGCAGCGGTTGCAGTAGGTCCACTTGGTGGGGAGGCCGGCGGTGTAGCGGGTGGCCATGTTCTTGGCGGCCCGCCGcgcccggcccgccgcctcctcgccgaccTCCTTGAACACGAAGCCCTCCCCCTTGCACCGCGGGCAGAGGCCGCTCCCGCCGCAGGCGGGGCactcctccaccgccgccgcctgctTCTCGCCTTGCTCCCCGGGCGCCGGCCGCTCCGTCTTCCGGTCGCCCCGGAGGAGCACGGCGGCCGCgacccccgccgccgccaccccggcCGCCACCAGCGCCGTCTCCGGCAGCGCGCGCGGGCGGCCAAGGCGGCGCGCGTTCGGAGAAGCGGAAGGGCGAGTGGTGGTGGCTGTGTAGAGGAGGGAACAGCTGCTGCTGCGGCTGCGTgcggaggaggaggctggccatGGAGGGGAGGAGCAAGAGGGGGAGGCTGCCATGCCCATGCCCATGGCCATCGAATCTATCTATCTCTTTTCATTATCCCCTCAGCTGGGTGGACAAGCAGAACGGAGTGCGGGGGTTTTGGCACCCGGGCTCTATGGAGACCggtattttttttaaaaaaaatatacGTTCAAAAGTGTTGGTTAAAAgtttcaaaaagaaaagaaatttaCATATGAGTGTTCTCTAATTACCTGTAAAAATTTCGTGAAGTGACATTACAGATTATACGCTACAGAAAAAAAAGCACGAAAATCCGGAGCGAGAACAACAATATACGAGGCCATTTTGGTTCATGTGTTTGTGTTTTTGTATACAGCGCATATAAACGTGTATATCCATGAAAGACCGCACGCGCACATGCATAGATATGTACATATGTATTTTGGGTATAAAAATTAATGTATATTTTGCGTATAAAAATTAATGTTTTCAGAAAAAAAACATAtgtattttataaaatttaaaaattctgaatttttgtGTACCTAATTAACAATAAATACCAAATAAAATTTATAAATACTGAATCTTTTGTACATGTTTTAGTTAGTGGAACAAGCGTGCTTGCCAATTTTCATGCGAAACGGGATAACGGTGATTTTGCTTCGTCGGTGAAAAAACAATAATAAGTAACATTTGTCGCTGACTTTTTTTTTGTTGCACAGATTAAAATACTTAGGCTTTCCTCCTAAAACCTTACAGGCAGTgttttggtgtgacaatgaacaCGTCTattcttttcaaaaaaaattgacatttgcaaaaaaaaaaaaaaaattcgTGGGCATATGCTCCCAAGAGCTTAATTGGATTTCCACCTATACTGGCACTATGAAGGCGCATTTGCTCTGATATGGTTTCATGCCTAGCACGGACACGAGCCTGGATGCAACAATGGAGTATCTGCGCCAAGTTTATCCCAACGTGAACATTCTTGCTTCCTTGTTGGTTGTGTGTGCTTTTCTAGTGTGTTTCGCTTGCTAATGAATTCCCTCTTTATTTGTATTTGTATTTGAAGTTAGACGCAACACGCATCGCCCTAAGAAGCCTTACACTAAGGCGAGCCATGACCACTCTCGCCTCATGGTCCATGAGACCGTCACTTACGAAGAGGAACGAACAATCTGCTTGGCTGGATTAAAATCCATGTTTGAGCCCACGTATCCATTGCTCCCTTGGCATCTCCTGTGGAAGTGGAACGCCCCGTGCTTGTTTGTTATATTTGTCTCTTTTTTTAAACGACGGTGTGGTGTGGTGTGGTGTCCGGGCCAGTGGGTGCGTCCGTGGTGGTACGCGATGATGAGCATGGGTCTTGGCAGCACGCGAGCCACGAGCAGCAGCTCTTTCATATGGATTTGAAGACAAAGTATATGAAACCACCAGTAAGTAATATGGTAGCTAGAGGTCGATATCATGCATGCTTCATATGTAAGTCCCAGCTTACAAGGTATACAGTCAGCACTCAGCACTACTACCACCAAAATAATTAGGGCTCTTCATCCAGTCTTTCACAGCCCACAGAAAGACAGCCAACGGAGCACCCTCAATTCCCCAGCCCACAGGCGACCAACACTAGGGAGGCGCAGGGTGGGTGACAAGCTCGGGGTCAGGGAGCTCGGCAGTCTCTTGTCGCTGCGCTCCCTTCAAAATGCTACATCGGACATACATAGCCTTACGGGTGAAACATTGTCCAAGTCAAAGTAGGACGCCGCGGAGAGATCGACGGGCGCAAAGTCAGGCAGGAGAGGCCGCTCATGCTGTTGTAGGCAGGGTAGCCTCAACCTGCTGTCTCTGGTGCTCCTCCTGCGCCTCTGCAGGATCGCCTTTAGCTTCAGGGATGCCGCCAGCTGATTGCTTCTGCCTCTCCCCCGTTTCTGCAGGCTCGTCTTCGGCTTCACACATGTCCTCAGCTGACTCATCTTGGCGCTCCCCCATTTCTGCAGCTCCATCTTTAACTTCAGGCATGTCCTCAGCTGACTGTCCTTGGTGCCCCTTCATTTCTGCAGGATCGCCTGCATCTTCAGACATGCCTAGACCTGACTCTTCTTGCTGCTCCTCCACTCCTGCAGGTTCGTCTTCAGCTTCACTCATCTCCACAGCTGAATGTTCCTGGTGCTCCTCCACTTCTGCAGGCTCATCTTCAGCTTCAGACATGTCCTGACCTGAATGTTCCTGGCGCTCCttcatttcttcagcttcagacATGTCCTGAGCTGACTCTTCTTGTTGCTCCTCCATTTCTTCAGGTCCATCTTTCGCTTCAGACAAGCCCGGAGCTGATTGTCCTTGGTCCGCCTCCATTTCTGCACCTTCATCTTCAACTGGAGACATTTCCTGAGCTGATGGCTCTTCATGCTCCTCTGGAACTGCAGGTTCACTTGGACCACGTTTCCCTTTTTTCGGACAACCAGGTTTTCCTTTTTTCAGACCACCAGGTTTTCTTTTTCTCAAACCACGCCGGACACTTGGTCCATCTTTCGCTTCACACATATCCAGAGCTGATTCTCCTTGGTCCGCCTCCATTTCTAGACCTTTGTCTTCAACTGGAGACATTCCATGAGCTGATTGTTCTTCTTGCTCCTCTGCTTCTGCTGATTCACTTGGACCAGGTCTTCCTCTTTTCGGACGACCAGATTTTACTTTTTTCAGACGACCAGATTTTACTTTTCTCGAACCACGTCCAGGTTTATCTTGACCTTCATCATCAGAGCTGGTGAAAGAAAACAATATCTTCATTGTTCACAACAGAGTAAATCATACATCCTACTAGAGCACTTAATCTACTTAACCATCAGTGCCTAAAGGGCTCTCAGATAACAATATGGGAATTTTAAAGTTTGTAAATCAACTACCCAGTTACCTACACTAAATTTGCATGGCAACAGCACCAATCCATGTGGCACAGTTTTGTTTGGGGAATGGTGAACATGCAAATGGAGTTCATTTAATCCATTTTCAAAAAGACCCTCAGCAGCACATATAAGATAACCAATGCACCGTTACTTGTATAATCAGATTACAGATAAAGAGGCCCAACTAAAGTGCTCGTGTGTAGCATAGCACTAGGCAGAGGTACACAGGAACACTAATGTAGCATTATTTACACATATACGGATTTAGTACTTTTTATGTCCTAGCAAAAGCAAGTTGAGACAATGCTGGGAGTTGGGGCCACTAACCTTCGATCGCCATCTTTTTTGGTAATATCACGAATGGCTCGTTTGATTGCATGAAAAGCTATCTTCTTAACCTGGCAGTTTAGTTTGCCAAAGAAATTCAGAATTAGAGAAGAGTGCAGAAAGAAGAGAGCACATAACAGTTATGAGATATCAAGACTGACATAATATGTATGAACAAGAACGTCTATATATGATATTGAATTCATGATCAAGATTGCCATACAGATAAACAATAAGATAAATATGTATACACACAACATGAGTACGGAAAAACGGCAGACCTCTAGCTTATCTTCATTCACCCTATGCCAGTTTGGAAGCAGACGGAATTCTTCTGTCAACTTGATGCACTCTTTTACATTTTCCGGAGAAACAAAGTCCAGTGCAACCTTTATACATGACTGCCCCAAGAACAAAAGCAGTTAACAAGCAGTCATTTTTATTCAGAAGTATGACATTGATGGCAGAGCAAATCAGCAACTGTTTCCATGTGTGGCATATCATACCTTCAAATTTCTGACTTGGTGAGGACATCCTGCAGGGATAAAGACTGCATCACCAAGTTTCTGTTCAAATGTCCAAGGCTCAACTCCTGCATATGCAATGGGCAAAAAACAAGAAGTAAAACACTGAGGTAATACTACTCTTCCAAAAGACATCATTATTCTTAACTAACCATATTCTTCCTTGAGTTTTCTCTTGTGCTCATTTGTTAGGTAAAAGCACTGGTCATGTATAGGATGAATAACCTGCCAAGATGAACAGTTATGTAGCATGAGAATAAGATGCCATAAAGAATTCCATGGTCAAATAGTTACAGAGCTAATCACCTGCTTCACTGGTTCATAATTGTAATGCCTAAACTCCTCTGAATGCTTTATTAGATACTCCTGTAGTTTGCTGACATCTTCCCGTCGGAATATATCCCACAATGCACCACCCCCTGTTTGGTTTCCCTCTGGCACTTCTTTCTTTCTCTTTGGCGCTCCCTTTTTTCTCTTTGGTgcttccttttttcttttctcaAGAGTTATGGATCCATTCACCTCATCTTCTGAGCTTTCTTCCACTTTTCTCTTTGATGCATTAGAAGAACGACCGCTACGTCGCACGCCGTGTGTTTGACGACCATTAGGTTCAGAAGATCCTTCTGAATTATCTGGAGATTCACTTTTATCTTCACTGCTTAAACCACAACCCACATTCTCTCTCTCATTAACTGTGGCTTCTGCTGCCTCCTTGGAAATGGAAAGATCCATATGACCCACATCACCTTCAATGGGCGCTCGCCCATTCGAAGTGATGTTTTGTTCAGCTTCATCAGCTGCCACATCTTTATGCTCGTCTAAAACAGCATCTGATAATGGCTGCTTAATGACTGAGACATGCCCAGATCCTTCAGGTCTCGGCCCCTTCATTAATTCACTGCGAGCTATCGACATGTCACAGTCAGGATGTGAAGCTTGAAGATTTCTGTTGTCTTCCTTTCTTGCCAAactcttcttctttttctcaATCGCTGCAATCCTTTGTGCTTTGAGCTTTATTTCATCAGTATGTGTTAAGATATTCACCTGTTCATACAACATGAAACAGGATATCATTCATAAAATGGAACAAATAAATCAGAACAGGGGAAAGATCAATGTGGCAGCTCGGTGAAGTATGTGGCAATCTTCACAATGTAGATTAATGTTTTTACAGTTCTTGAACAAGTAATTACTCTGATCCATGGTCAATAACAAAGAGTCCAACAATGTGAACTGTTATGGAGACCATTAAAGTAAAACCAAAGCATGCAGATTTAACTGAAAGCAACAAGAGCAAACTTGAACCTACAAGCAGTTACACCTACAATATCCATATGTGATCTTAATCTTCATGCAGTGTTAACTCAACTGGATGTATAGATAGTCAAATCTCCTAGCATGTAGTGGTGGAAACACAAGGTTGCAAACAAACACCACAAGGTTTGAGTTCTCACTTCTACCTTAATTCTACCACACATCATTTTGGAAAGACCATGCAAGGATAACTTTAAGCATAACAATTTCAGATTCAGAATGAAGCAGATGCAAATCAATAAATTGTACATGTATGCATAATAGGAAGCATAAGAAATGTTAATTTATCTACCGCATCTGACATGTCACAATGAATCTTAGTGACTGAATCACCAACTCCTAATTCCTGGGCAACACCATACGCAATGTAAGTCTTTGGACCAAGATCTGGCTTTATGACTTTCTTTGGAAGCTTCACTGCCAGATTAAGAGGACCAGATTTATGATCTGTATATTCACGAAATGGCAAGGCAGATATGAACTCAGCAAGATGTCGTGGCAGTCGATCCTCGAATGAGCTGTGTTGTGGCCAATCTTTAAGCTTGAGTAACACAGGCAAACCGTCTGGACCAACAGCTCCACGGGAATACCCATTAAAAAAGAAGCTAGTGTTTATTTCAACCTGCATTGCAATTCAACAGAAGCAACAGCAGTGTTAAGAATATTTCAATGTCAAAATAAAAATGATCTAGAGGCTAAGTGCAACACAGGAAATCAATCCCAGAAGAGGTAACCATAGAACACATTCTTATATTCGTAAGGAACACATTCTGGTAGATCAAACAACTGGGACCTGCCCACCACCAAAAACACATCCTGGTAGTACATGACATGAGAATACTAGATGGTATGCAGGAACAAACAGAAGTTATATTTGTAGAAACTCTGTTAACCTGAATTCTTATGTTCTAGCAAGCAAATTAACTGACTATATATTCACAGATATAGACACAAATAGCAAAAAAAAATCATTAATACTAATTCAGATAGAACAGGAGCACAAAGCTAATGGATGCAGAAGATACTCAGCATCTAGTAATCTAATGAATTTCAAGATCTATGCATCGATCATCCTTGATATCAGCTTTCCCACTGGCAATTACAGCAAATGATATTCTAAGAACAATAAAATGCCAGTTACCTCAGACCACGCCAGACACTCAAGAGCTGTAACTGAGAGTCGCTCATGTTCGCTCTTGTCTTTCTTTTCTCGTAAAGCCCGCCACATAACCATAGGTTCCCAGCTTAACCCGGAAGTTAACTCAAGCACGTCACGAACAATAACAGGCTCACCCTTCAACCAGTGCTCCTGGAAATGATCTAAAGCTCCATTTTGAACATCTCTAGCATTTGGGCAATATATGTAATTGTCACTTGAGTTATCTCTACAAGCCAATTTATATGAGGTTCCATTGGTCATCTCACTAGAGTCGGTAAAGCAGGAACATTTTGAACCACCCGCTTCCAGCATTCTTTCATCCTTGACAACTAAATCAGCTTTCTCCAATAAGTCAGAAATAATATTCTCCTCCAACAATGACTTAAGTTCAAGAACAGAATCTCCACAGCCACCAAAAGCGTTTGGCGGGCAAGATATGCTTCCATTGCTATTCACCCTCCATAGTTTCAAACCAGGAACATTATCCTCAACAGGAACTGCATTGTCCATCAAAACATCATTCTGTCCATCAGAAGGCTTTGGACTTGCAATGTTAACAGGAACTGCATTGTCCATCAAAACGTTATTCTGTCCATCAGAAGGCTTTGGACTTGCAATGTTATCGTGACTACTCTGTTGCAGATCTTCTGTGCCTTCTACCCCAGGTTGCGTAAGGACCATGCTATTTGCAGCAGCAGCACCAGGACTAAGTCCATCACGAAGCTCCCGGCAGCAGCTGAGGCAGAGATCATAGGAACATTTATCACAGCTTCTGTGGAGGTCAACTATAGATGTTCTGCAGTTGTTACTGTCCCAAAGAAAAGTATGACTTAGACACCCGGAAGCAACAAATTTGCACATTTCAAAATTGAAGCAAGACTAACCAGTATATCCGCTCATCTTCTTTACAGTCCGCTTGAGTAACCTTCACTTCAGATGCATCAACACCTGTTATGAAAGCAACATTAGAAACAGCAGAGCCAATGGAGAACTGACTGATTTTATTGCTAAATACcccctccgttcacaaatataagatgttgtAACTTTTTACTGtttcggatgtatatagacacattttattgtgtttgttcactcatttcagtctGTATG
The sequence above is a segment of the Aegilops tauschii subsp. strangulata cultivar AL8/78 chromosome 6, Aet v6.0, whole genome shotgun sequence genome. Coding sequences within it:
- the LOC109762883 gene encoding P-loop NTPase domain-containing protein LPA1, producing the protein MAAAAKQPPLYIAVADDRRGRSGFRYTRPVLQSALQLMGCKPRHAFKISKRVFDVTRSDFVDSSKLDGSTQEDGMKVAELLDAENMANIPFELYKTQTTAVVSREEFLDVVCDALTLYKYVGPNQRADLLLACRIKERKESVTVLLCGTSGCGKSTLSSLLGNRLGITTVVSTDSIRHMMRSFVEEKENPLLYASTYHAGDCLDPVAVAQAKAKNKAKKLSVISHSNADADKDAGTSSDEKCHNCTSSSDSPPSRTEVPSKKQMAIEGYKAQSEMIIGSLDRLITTWEERKESLIVEGVHLSLNFVMGLMKKHPSVIPFMVYITNEEKHMERFAVRAKYMTLDPAKNRYVKYIQNIRAIQEYLCNRADKHRVPKVNNTNVDRSVAAIHATVFSCLRRREAGEQFYDPHTNTAAMVDEEYRSQCAANSSSSKGMFQLIQRKGSSRNLMALLNTDGSVAKAWPVDAGDGSGNGNDGTGSEKSVGNPMYGPLQIGKAEPVNLQFGSFGISAWPSDTGCTSHAGSADDSKADGTDTGSRYLSSCCSTPKMSDDNSKEIQLVDEYSVFDSEEEAEEVDAGDAETDDDDLTDKEKEIQEMEEAGSVDEQSTKSDEEYLDLAMRENGYWSDDEQQTTLMKQPPAPGAGGGEDDDNNAMKKADNNLNQLLEMGNDGGAEMPCAHPLTMNSGNRGCDAKVRRRCALGPEGLL
- the LOC109762884 gene encoding uncharacterized protein, which encodes MAMGMGMAASPSCSSPPWPASSSARSRSSSCSLLYTATTTRPSASPNARRLGRPRALPETALVAAGVAAAGVAAAVLLRGDRKTERPAPGEQGEKQAAAVEECPACGGSGLCPRCKGEGFVFKEVGEEAAGRARRAAKNMATRYTAGLPTKWTYCNRCSSTRSCTACDGSGAVPVRAKTTTTN